From Pristiophorus japonicus isolate sPriJap1 chromosome 7, sPriJap1.hap1, whole genome shotgun sequence, one genomic window encodes:
- the LOC139266786 gene encoding adhesion G protein-coupled receptor F5-like → MANISEGQKATPGNLIATLDILTAFSSVTNVSLNQSVVEDFLGTVNSLVDASSTSAWRTVQTETKDNSSSKLLKSVESFTRLLSPTEETFKIIKPNIQLKGAKVDSTSSKPYNVNFSEIKIRNKSLSTNVTIAQRELVNLPNNSLVISIAYPTMIDILDTNDTSDFQLNGLVLTTTAENSSTSIEMNFMPLSATLDPASVQCVFWNFDRNSIGGWDGMGCKSEKIGSNIVCKCNHLTSFSILMSRFKQEKNKGLHYISMITISISMGSLVISVIIEAVVWKHVTKTKTSHARHIAMLNIVLSLLTANTWFIISDYLEPNTAICKVAVLFIHFLHLALFFWMFILALLLLYHLIFLFKDFSRSAMKLISFTLGYLCPLIISISTFTVGYTRNHYLRKDECWLNVAELSLYLTFVGPPLTIVTINIFITLVAIFKMLRPTIGEKSSSHSKDKNAAKQIMRSIAILTPLLGLTWVLGFAYLNKKPSVAVDYIFNILNGLQGLFIFIFGIIMDSKVQEALTQKFSLSPASSQKSSLLTASTSSSN, encoded by the exons GATTTCCTTGGCACAGTAAATTCTCTGGTCGATGCATCTTCAACATCTGCATGGAGAACAGTGCAAACTGAAACAAAGGACAACTCCAGCTCCAAATTATTAAAGTCAGTAGAATCATTTACCAGGTTATTGTCTCCAACTGAAGAAACTTTCAAAATCATAAAACCAAATATTCAACTAAAGGGGGCGAAGGTTGATTCCACTTCTAGCAAGCCTTATAATGTGAACTTCAGTGAGATAAAGATCAGAAATAAATCATTAAGTACCAATGTTACCATTGCTCAACGTGAATTGGTAAATCTTCCAAATAATTCCCTTGTTATCAGCATTGCATATCCAACAATGATTGATATTCTGGACACAAATGACACAAGTGACTTTCAATTGAATGGTCTTGTTCTAACAACAACTGCAGAAAACAGCTCAACTAGTATTGAGATGAATTTCATGCCACTGAGCGCCACACTTGATCCAGCCAGTGTTCAATGTGTATTTTGGAACTTTGATCGTAACAGTATTGGAGGATGGGATGGAATGGGATGCAAGTCTGAAAAAATTGGGAGCAATATTGTTTGCAAGTGTAACCACCTGACATCTTTTTCTATACTGATGTCCCGTTTTAAACAAGAAAAAAATAAGGGTCTGCATTATATAAGCATGATTACAATAAGCATATCTATGGGAAGTTTAGTAATCAGCGTTATTATAGAGGCAGTTGTATGGAAGCATGTGACCAAAACTAAAACCTCACATGCCCGTCATATTGCAATGCTGAATATTGTTCTATCTCTACTAACTGCTAATACATGGTTCATCATATCTGACTATCTGGAGCCAAATACAGCGATCTGCAAAGTGGCTGTTTTATTCATTCACTTTTTGCACCTTGCCTTGTTTTTTTGGATGTTCATTCTAGCTCTACTGCTTCTTTATCATTTGATTTTTCTTTTCAAAGATTTCAGCAGATCAGCAATGAAGTTAATCTCATTTACCCTGGGCTACCTGTGCCCATTAATTATCTCCATCAGCACATTTACAGTTGGCTATACAAGAAATCATTACTTGAGAAAGGATGAATGCTGGTTGAACGTAGCAGAGCTGTCCCTTTACCTTACTTTTGTTGGGCCGCCATTGACCATCGTTACAATCAACATCTTCATTACCTTAGTGGCCATATTTAAGATGCTGCGACCAACCATCGGGGAGAAGTCCAGCAGCCACTCAAAGGATAAAAATGCAGCCAAACAAATTATGAGAAGCATTGCTATCCTAACCCCACTCCTGGGTCTCACTTGGGTACTTGGATTTGCATATCTGAACAAAAAGCCCAGTGTTGCCGTCGACTACATATTTAATATTCTCAATGGACTTCAG ggattatttatttttatttttggcaTAATCATGGACAGTAAG GTGCAAGAAGCCCTAACACAGAAGTTCTCATTGTCACCAGCTTCTTCCCAAAAGTCG AGTCTACTGACTGCTTCAACTTCAAGTTCTAATTGA